A stretch of DNA from Microbacterium croceum:
AGATGGCGAAGGTCGCCCGTGAGGCGCTCGACAAGGCCGGCGTCGAGCCGACCGACATCGCCGCGTTCATCCCGCACCAGGCGAACATGCGCATCATCGACGAGTTCGCCAAGCAGCTCAAGCTGCCCGAGACCACCGTGATCGCGCGCGACATCGAAACGACCGGCAACACTTCGGCCGCCTCGATCCCGCTCGCCAGCCACCGCCTGATGGCCGAGCATCCCGAGCTCTCGGGCGGCCTGGCACTGCAGATCGGCTTCGGCGCGGGTCTCGTGTTCGCCGCTCAGGTCGTCGTCCTCCCCTGAGAACGACCCGACCTTCCCTAGACTGTTCCACGGTTCCGAATACAACCCGCAAGAAAGAGGAAGACCACATGGCTTTCACCAACGATGAGGTCCTCGCAGGCCTCGCAGAGCTGATCACCGACGAGACCGGCATCAACGCTTCCGAGGTCGCCCTCGAGAAGTCGTTCACGGACGACCTGGACATCGACTCGATCTCCATGATGACGATCGTCGTCAACGCCGAGGAGAAGTTCGGCGTCACCATCCCCGACGACGAGGTCAAGAACCTGAAGACCGTCGGCGACGCCGTCAGCTTCATCGTCGCAGGCCAGGAGTAATCCCCGCAGGATGCCACCCCCGCGCCTGCGGGGCGTGGCATCCTCCGCCTTGCCCGCAATCCGCTCGAACCACCGCTCGACAAGGAACCACACCATGACCAAGCGCATCGTCGTCACCGGCATCGGCGCCACTTCCGCCATCGGCGGAACCGCTCCGGAGAACTGGGCCAACCTGCTCGCAGGCGTGTCCGGCGCCCGCACACTCGAGCACGACTGGGTGCAGCAGTACGAGCTGCCCGTCACCTTCGCCGCCGAGGCCATCGTGCGCCCCGAAGAGGTCCTGCCCCGCCACGAGGCGAAGCGGCTCGACCCCTCGTCGCAGTTCGCCCTCATCGCCGCGCGCGAGGCGTGGGCGGATGCCGGCTCCCCCGAAGTCGAGCCCGAGCGCCTCGGCGTCGACTTCGCCACTGGAATCGGCGGACTCTGGACGCTCCTCGACGCGTGGGACACCCTGCGCGAGAAGGGTCCGCGTCGCGTCATGCCGCTGACCGTGCCGATGCTGATGGCCAACGCCGCTGCCGGCAACCTGTCGCTCCAGTTCCAGGCCCGCGCCTATGCGCAGACCGTCGTGAGCGCCTGCGCCTCGAGCACCGAGTCGCTCATCCACGCTTTCCACCACCTGCAGGACGGCCTCGCCGATGTGGTAATCGCCGGAGGGACGGAGTCCGCGATCCACCCCATCACCATGGCGTCGTTCTCGTCGGCACAAGCGCTGTCGCGTCGCAACGACGACCCGGCCACGGCTTCCCGCCCCGGCGCGATCGACCGCGACGGCTTCGTCATGGGCGAAGGCGCCGCCGCGCTCATCCTCGAGACCGAGGAGCACGCCAAGGCGCGTGGCGCGAAGATCTACGCCTATCTGATCGGCGGCGGCATCACCGCCGACTCGTACCACATCACCGGGAACGACCCCGAGGGCACCGGAGCCGCACGTGCGGTGACGCAGGCCCTCGAGGAAGCCGGGGTCACCCCCGACCAGGTCACGCACATCAACGCGCACGCCACGTCGACCCCGGTGGGCGACCCGAACGAGTACGTCGCCCTCAAGCGCGTCTTCGGCGAGCGTCTCAACGAGATCCCCGTGTCGGCGACCAAGGCTTCCACCGGCCACCTGCTGGGAGGCACCGGAGCGCTCGAGGCGATCTTCTCGATCCTCGCGCTGCGCGACCGCGTCGCCCCGCCGACGATCAACATGACCGAGCCCGACCCGGCCGTGCCGTTCCGTCTCTCCGGCGAGCCCACTCCGCTCGGCGACGGCCCGCAGATCGCGATCAGCAACTCGTTCGGCTTCGGTGGGCACAACGCCGTCGTCGCCTTCGCCAGCGTCGACTGACGATCGCACGTGAGAGGCCCTCGGAGCTGCTGCTCCGAGGGCCTCTTGCATGGGGTCGAACGCTACGCCGCCGGCGTACGCTCGAGCCGAAGCGAACGCGCCTCACGGAGCGCCGTGATCCGCGGGAGGAACCATCCGACCAGGGGCCCGATGCCCAGCGCGAAGAGCACGGTGCCGACGCCCACCGGGCCCCCGAGCACGAAACCGACGACGAGCACGCTGCCCTCGATGAGGGTGCGCACGAGCCAGACCGGCCAACCGGTACGACGCACCAGACCCGTCATCAGTCCGTCCCGCGGCCCCGGTCCGAAGTTCGCCGCGATGTAGAGGCCGGTCGCGAACGCCAGCAGCACCAGGCCGAGCAGGAACATCGGAGCACCCACCCAGATCGACGGCGGCGCAGGGAGGACGGCGAGAGTCAGGTCGGCGCTCGGACCGATCAGGAGCGCATTGAGGAGCGTGCCCAGCCCGACGCGCTGCCGCAGCGGGATCCACAGCAGCAGCACCACGACCGCCACGAGGTTCGTCACGACCCCGTAGCCGAGACCTGACTGCCCCGCGATGCCGAGCGCGAGCACATCCCAGGGCGAGACGCCGATGCCGCCGCGCACCATCAACCCCAGCGCGACCCCGTACAGGAACAGACCGAGGATGAGCTGCAGTGCGCGCTCGGCCAGGTCCCGAGGGCTGGTCGCGGCGACGGGCAGGAAGAGGGAACGAAGGTGCATCCCTCCATGGTGGCTGCCGATCACCGGTCGCACCCGAGTCCACTCTGCGAGAAGTGGCCTCGCTGAACCAGTCCACTTTGCGGCATCCTGGAGATATGACCTCTCGACTCGTCGCGCACCTCGGAGCGCAGAACGTCGCCGGGGCGACGGCGACGGCACTCGCCGGCCACATCCGAGCCCTGATCCTCGACGGACGCCTCACGGTCGGCGAGCGGCTGCCCAGCGAGCGGTCGCTGGCGCTCGAGCTGCGCCGATCGCGGTCGACCATCACCCGCGTGTACGGGATCCTCGAATCCGACGGCTACGTGACCCGTCTGCACGGTGGCAGCACTCGCGTGACGCTCCCCCGAACCCCGCTCGCGCCCGACGCACCGGAGCAGGAATCCGCGATCGATCTCTCGATCGCCTCGATGGACTCGACGCCTGGCCTGTACGACGCCACCGTGCGGTCGCTGCCGCGCCTGGCCGCGCTGCGGGGCACCAGCGGCTACTCGCTGCGCGGTCTCCCCGAACTGCGCGACGCCGTGGCCCGACGATTCACGCAGCGAGGTGTGGAGACCTCGGCCGATGAGATCATCATCACCTCCGGCGCCCTGAACGCCCTCAACCTCGTGCTCGCCACGATCGGACGACGCGGAGAGCGCGTTCTCGTCGAACAGCCGACGTTCCCGCACGCCTT
This window harbors:
- the yczE gene encoding membrane protein YczE, producing the protein MHLRSLFLPVAATSPRDLAERALQLILGLFLYGVALGLMVRGGIGVSPWDVLALGIAGQSGLGYGVVTNLVAVVVLLLWIPLRQRVGLGTLLNALLIGPSADLTLAVLPAPPSIWVGAPMFLLGLVLLAFATGLYIAANFGPGPRDGLMTGLVRRTGWPVWLVRTLIEGSVLVVGFVLGGPVGVGTVLFALGIGPLVGWFLPRITALREARSLRLERTPAA
- a CDS encoding acyl carrier protein, whose translation is MAFTNDEVLAGLAELITDETGINASEVALEKSFTDDLDIDSISMMTIVVNAEEKFGVTIPDDEVKNLKTVGDAVSFIVAGQE
- a CDS encoding beta-ketoacyl-[acyl-carrier-protein] synthase family protein, with product MTKRIVVTGIGATSAIGGTAPENWANLLAGVSGARTLEHDWVQQYELPVTFAAEAIVRPEEVLPRHEAKRLDPSSQFALIAAREAWADAGSPEVEPERLGVDFATGIGGLWTLLDAWDTLREKGPRRVMPLTVPMLMANAAAGNLSLQFQARAYAQTVVSACASSTESLIHAFHHLQDGLADVVIAGGTESAIHPITMASFSSAQALSRRNDDPATASRPGAIDRDGFVMGEGAAALILETEEHAKARGAKIYAYLIGGGITADSYHITGNDPEGTGAARAVTQALEEAGVTPDQVTHINAHATSTPVGDPNEYVALKRVFGERLNEIPVSATKASTGHLLGGTGALEAIFSILALRDRVAPPTINMTEPDPAVPFRLSGEPTPLGDGPQIAISNSFGFGGHNAVVAFASVD